The region GGTCAGCCGGCGATCAACGCCTACCACTCCCTCTGGCCCGCCCAGGGCTGAGTCCTCCACTAGCGTCACCCGCGTGACCGACGAGTGGAGGGCCGCCCTCGACTGGGCGGGGGCGAGCCTCGACAGCCCGGTCGTCTCGTCGCAGCCGCTCGAGGGCGGGATGACCTCGTCGATGCTCGCGCTGACCCACGAGGACGGCACCGAGACGGTGCTGCGGCTGATGACCCACGAGCCGTGGCGCGCCCACGGCGCCGCGCTCACCTCGCGCGAGCGTGACGCGCAGCGGGCGCTCGCGGACACATCCGTGCCGGCGCCGGCCAGCATCGCCCTCGACGCGGACGGCACGACGACGGGCGTGGCGGGGCACCTGATGTCCCGCCTGCCCGGACTCGGCCGTGAGTCCCTCGGAGACTCACGGCTCGGCGCGATGGCCAGGATGCTTGCGATCATCCACGCGATCACTCCATACGAGCCGTTCCGGACCTACGAGACGTGGGCGTGGGAGGCCAAGTGGGTCGTGCCGGCGTGGACGCGCCACCCGAAGTCCTGGCAGCGCGCCTTCGACCTGCTCGCCGGACCCGCGCCCGCCCACGAGCCGACCTTCCTCCACCGCGACTTCAGCCACCGCAACCTCCTGTGGACCGACGAGGCGATCACCGGGGTCGTCGACTGGGTCGAGAC is a window of Nocardioides oleivorans DNA encoding:
- a CDS encoding aminoglycoside phosphotransferase family protein codes for the protein MTDEWRAALDWAGASLDSPVVSSQPLEGGMTSSMLALTHEDGTETVLRLMTHEPWRAHGAALTSRERDAQRALADTSVPAPASIALDADGTTTGVAGHLMSRLPGLGRESLGDSRLGAMARMLAIIHAITPYEPFRTYETWAWEAKWVVPAWTRHPKSWQRAFDLLAGPAPAHEPTFLHRDFSHRNLLWTDEAITGVVDWVETSTGPAWLDAGHAATTLAVASGPEPATRFLELYADHAPEPVDPYWLVMDAVGFLPPPGRAPLFGSPGQLARLDDWLHRLVG